Proteins from a genomic interval of Ovis aries strain OAR_USU_Benz2616 breed Rambouillet chromosome 25, ARS-UI_Ramb_v3.0, whole genome shotgun sequence:
- the ADO gene encoding 2-aminoethanethiol dioxygenase, protein MPRDNMASLIQRIARQACLTFRGSGGGRSSSDFGEAPGPEAPIPQGFPENLSKLKSLLTQVRAEDLNISPRKATLQPLRPNLPPVTYMHICETDGFSLGVFLLKSGTSIPLHDHPGMHGILKVLYGTVRISCMDKLEVGSGQRPRAPPPEQQFEPPLQPRERDAVQPGVLRSRAEYTEASGPCFLTPHRDNLHQIDAVDGPAAFLDILAPPYDPDDGRDCHYYRVLEPVRAKEASGSACDLPREVWLLETPQADDFWCEGEPYPGPKVFP, encoded by the coding sequence CCGAGACAACATGGCCTCCCTGATCCAACGGATCGCCCGCCAGGCGTGCCTCACCTTCCGGGGCAGCGGGGGCGGCCGCAGCTCTTCCGACTTCGGCGAGGCGCCAGGCCCGGAGGCGCCGATACCGCAAGGCTTCCCGGAGAACCTGAGCAAGCTGAAGAGCCTGCTGACCCAGGTCCGCGCGGAGGACCTGAACATCTCTCCGCGTAAGGCCACGCTGCAGCCGCTGCGGCCCAACCTGCCGCCCGTCACCTATATGCACATCTGCGAGACCGACGGCTTCAGCCTCGGCGTGTTCCTGCTCAAGAGCGGCACCTCCATCCCGCTGCACGACCACCCGGGCATGCACGGCATCCTCAAGGTGCTCTATGGGACCGTGCGCATCAGTTGCATGGACAAGCTAGAGGTGGGCAGCGGGCAGCGGCCGCGGGCCCCGCCACCAGAGCAGCAGTTCGAGCCGCCTCTGCAGCCCCGGGAGCGGGACGCGGTACAGCCGGGCGTGCTGCGCTCTAGGGCAGAGTACACGGAGGCCAGCGGCCCGTGCTTCCTCACGCCACACCGGGACAACCTGCACCAGATCGACGCTGTGGACGGGCCCGCCGCCTTTTTGGACATCCTGGCCCCGCCCTACGACCCCGACGACGGCCGGGACTGCCACTATTACCGAGTGCTGGAGCCTGTCAGGGCCAAGGAGGCCTCCGGCTCGGCCTGTGACCTGCCCCGAGAAGTGTGGCTCCTGGAGACCCCGCAGGCCGATGACTTCTGGTGTGAGGGGGAGCCTTATCCAGGTCCCAAGGTCTTCCCTTGA